A genome region from Schistocerca nitens isolate TAMUIC-IGC-003100 chromosome 4, iqSchNite1.1, whole genome shotgun sequence includes the following:
- the LOC126253264 gene encoding putative nuclease HARBI1, which yields MYGFSQLDRFPGVLGTLDCTHIRIQSPGGHNAELFRNRKSYFSFNCQTISDHNLLIRDIVARWPGSVHDRTIFLNCARRAQFENGEIPQGHLLGDSGYACKSYLLTPLLNPQNEAEHRYNRSHIKTRNTVERKYGMWKRRFPILSVGIRCNPQEAMSIIVGTAVLHNIARSTSSDEPPEDPEISRLLNQLRDERGPNIEDNEEVLPGQQMYRDDTLPGRVVRRAIINEHFR from the coding sequence ATGTATGGTTTTAGTCAATTGGACCGATTTCCTGGCGTTCTTGGTACCTTGGATTGTACCCATATAAGAATTCAGTCTCCTGGAGGACATAATGCTGAACTTTTCCGCAATAGGAAATCATATTTTTCCTTTAACTGTCAAACCATTAGTGATCACAATTTGTTAATAAGAGATATTGTCGCTCGATGGCCGGGCTCTGTGCACGATAGAACCATATTTCTCAACTGCGCTCGCAGAGCTCAATTTGAAAACGGAGAAATACCACAAGGTCACTTATTGGGAGATAGTGGTTATGCATGTAAATCCTACTTGTTAACTCCACTTCTAAATCCGCAAAACGAAGCAGAGCATCGGTATAACAGGTCTCATATTAAaactagaaacactgttgagagaaaATACGGCATGTGGAAGAGAAGATTTCCCATATTATCTGTAGGAATAAGATGTAATCCACAGGAAGCAATGTCAATCATTGTGGGTACGGCTGTCTTGCATAATATTGCGAGGAGTACAAGCAGTGATGaaccaccagaagatcctgaaattTCTCGACTTTTAAATCAGTTACGTGATGAGAGGGGCCCCAACATTGAAGACAACGAAGAAGTGCTACCTGGACAGCAGATGTATCGTGATGATACATTACCTGGAAGAGTAGTTCGCCGTgctataattaatgaacatttccgaTAA